The DNA region GACACCTATTGAGAGACTGGTGAACTGAGATGGACCGCGACATAATGAGGTCCACGACCAGGGATTTCTCGAAGTACTACAATCCAGAGTTGCACGGGGAACTGAGGCTGGACACAAACACGAATGTACTCGGTTCGAACCCAGCAGCTGAGAAGTATCTCAGGGAGCACTCTTGGGATCTTAACGGATATCCGAACACATACTCCGACGGATTGAGGCAGGCATTGGCAGAATTGTACGGATTGGAAGCCGATAACATCATCGCAGGCAACGGTTCGGATGAGATGCTGGATGTCATGTTCAAGACATTCATGGACATGGGTGACAATTCGGTGGTCCCCGTTCCTTCCTACACCCTTTACGATTATTTCGTGAAGCTTAACGGAGGCAAGGCCATAGAAGTCGATCTCACAGACGATTTCCAGCTTGATGTAGATGCCATGGTAAAGCAGGATGCTAAGATCGCCATAATGCCCTCACCCAACAACCCTACGGGCAACTGTTTCAGGCCGAAGGATGTCGAAGAGGTACTGTCCAGATTCAATGGGATTGTCGTGGTAGACGAGGCATATGCGGAGTATTCTGACAATCCTTTCGTCAGCAGAGTCGAGGAGTTCGACAACCTGGTGGTCCTTAGGACATTCTCCAAAGCATATGCAATGGCGGCGCTCCGCGTAGGTTACGCAGTAT from Thermoplasmata archaeon includes:
- the hisC gene encoding histidinol-phosphate transaminase — its product is MDRDIMRSTTRDFSKYYNPELHGELRLDTNTNVLGSNPAAEKYLREHSWDLNGYPNTYSDGLRQALAELYGLEADNIIAGNGSDEMLDVMFKTFMDMGDNSVVPVPSYTLYDYFVKLNGGKAIEVDLTDDFQLDVDAMVKQDAKIAIMPSPNNPTGNCFRPKDVEEVLSRFNGIVVVDEAYAEYSDNPFVSRVEEFDNLVVLRTFSKAYAMAALRVGYAVSNKKLADMMICVKIPYSLNMISEGAAIAAVKDQDFVKRSVQMVREQRPKLDSGLRKLGFETFPSDSNFILARSPIDHKVLVDGLKQRGVLIRDFGAKRRTENCIRTTVGTAEHNALLLEKAEEVISGCR